A DNA window from uncultured Methanoregula sp. contains the following coding sequences:
- a CDS encoding flavodoxin family protein, whose translation MTIKVLAFAGSPRRHGNSETLLDWVLGEMGRDPEVSVEKAALTEANINPCRGCNACEKLNRCIQRDGLDIYHDKIIEADCIVLSSPIFCMGLASQVKMLVDRAQVFRSRKYVLKLPVVPPERRGKRLGVFLATAGQTWPHVFDAAVPSVKCFYHVVDIRDADISYLMINGVDESGAILHHPTAQADAKQLAQTVLAELKKRLSAGAA comes from the coding sequence ATGACGATAAAAGTCCTCGCCTTTGCCGGGAGTCCCCGCCGGCACGGCAACTCGGAGACCCTGCTGGACTGGGTGCTTGGAGAGATGGGCCGGGATCCGGAAGTTTCTGTCGAGAAGGCGGCCTTAACCGAGGCGAACATCAACCCCTGCCGGGGGTGCAATGCCTGCGAGAAACTCAACAGGTGCATCCAGCGCGACGGTCTCGATATCTATCACGACAAGATCATCGAGGCCGACTGCATTGTCCTCTCCTCGCCCATCTTCTGCATGGGCCTTGCCTCGCAGGTCAAGATGCTCGTTGACCGGGCGCAGGTCTTCCGATCCCGGAAGTACGTGCTCAAACTGCCCGTTGTCCCTCCGGAGCGCAGGGGAAAACGTCTCGGGGTCTTCCTTGCAACTGCCGGGCAGACCTGGCCGCATGTCTTTGACGCAGCAGTTCCTTCCGTGAAATGTTTTTATCATGTCGTGGATATCCGGGATGCGGACATCAGTTACCTGATGATAAACGGTGTCGATGAGTCCGGGGCGATCCTTCATCACCCGACTGCACAGGCCGATGCAAAACAACTGGCACAGACTGTACTCGCCGAGCTGAAAAAACGCCTTTCAGCGGGAGCGGCATGA